In a genomic window of Phyllostomus discolor isolate MPI-MPIP mPhyDis1 chromosome 5, mPhyDis1.pri.v3, whole genome shotgun sequence:
- the LRRC41 gene encoding leucine-rich repeat-containing protein 41 isoform X3 produces the protein MAQKFQLPTKWLKMSGLEFELDIALPGPILQSILPLLNIYYLERIEETALKKGLSTQAIWRRLWDELMKTRPSSLESVTCWRAKFMEAFFSHVLRGTIDVSSDRRLCDQRFSPLLHSSRHVRQLTICNMLQGATELVAEPNRRVLETLASSLHTLKFRHLLFSDVAAQQSLRQLLHQLIHHGAVSQVSLYSWPVPESALFILILTMSAGFWQPGPGGPPCRLCGEASRGRAPSRDEGSLLLGSRRPRRDAAERCAAALMASRRKSEAKQPARAAPATRVTRRSTQESLRAGGIDPKKELHPPATSHEAPGTKWPPSAPATTSSASPSSSTSASKRAPASSAPQPKPLKRFKRATGKKGARTRQGSGAESEDLYDFVFIVAGEKEDGEEMEIGEVACGALDGSDPNCLGLPALEASQRFRSISTLELFTVPLSTEAALTLCHLLSSWVSLESLTLSYNGLGSNIFRLLDSLRVLSGQAGCRLRALHLSDLFSPLPILELTRAIVRALPLLRVLSIRVDHPSQRDNPAVPGNAGPPSHIIGDEEIPENCLEQLEMGFPRGAQPAPLLCSVLKASGSLQQLSLDSATFASPQDFGLVLQTLKEYNLALKRLSFHDMNLADCQSEVLFLLQNLTLQEITFSFCRLFEKRPAQFLPEMVAAMKGNSTLKGLRLPGNRLGNAGLLALADVFSEDSSSSLCQLDISSNCIKPDGLLEFAKRLERWGRGAFGHLRLFQNWLDQDAVTAREAIRRLRATCHVVSDSWDSSQAFADYVSTM, from the exons GCCTCTCCACTCAGGCCATCTGGCGCCGACTATGGGATGAGCTGATGAAGACAAGGCCTTCCAGTCTGGAA AGTGTGACGTGTTGGCGAGCCAAGTTTATGGAGGCCTTTTTTTCCCATGTTCTACGTGGAACCATTGATGTGTCTTCTGACAGGCGTCTTTGTGATCAGCGTTTCTCACCTCTTCTGCATAGCTCCCGCCATGTCCGGCAGCTCACCATCTGCAACATGCTGCAGGGTGCAACTGAGCTGGTGGCTGAGCCCAATCGCAGGGTTCTGGAGACCCTGGCCAGTTCCCTGCATACCCTCAAGTTTCGCCACCTGCTGTTCTCTGATGTGGCTGCTCAGCAGTCACTTCGGCAGCTGTTGCATCAGCTTATTCACCATGGGGCTGTCAGCCAGGTGTCACTCTACTCCTGGCCTGTGCCAGAGTCAGCCCTTTTCATCCTTATCCTCACCATGAGTGCTGGCTTCTGGCAGCCAGGTCCTGGTGGCCCACCCTGCCGCCTCTGTGGAGAGGCCTCCCGAGGCCGGGCCCCATCCCGAGATGAAGGGTCCCTCCTGCTCGGCTCACGTCGGCCTCGCAGGGATGCTGCTGAGCGATGTGCTGCAGCCCTGATGGCTTCCCGTCGTAAGAGTGAAGCCAAGCAGCCGGCCAGAGCCGCACCTGCCACTCGGGTAACTCGCCGCAGCACACAGGAGAGCCTGAGAGCAGGCGGGATAGACCCTAAGAAGGAGCTGCACCCTCCAGCCACCTCCCATGAGGCTCCTGGCACCAAGTGGccaccctctgctccagccaccacctcctctgcctctccctcttcttccacaTCTGCATCCAAAAGGGCTCCAGCTAGCTCAGCCCCACAGCCTAAGCCGCTAAAGCGTTTTAAGCGGGCCACAGGGAAGAAGGGTGCTCGCACTCGTCAGGGGTCTGGTGCAGAGTCTGAGGACCTGTatgactttgttttcattgtggcTGGTGAGAAGGAGGATGGGGAAGAGATGGAGATTGGGGAAGTGGCTTGTGGAGCTTTGGATGGGTCAGATCCCAACTGCCTGGGGCTTCCAGCCCTGGAGGCCTCCCAAAGATTCCGCAGCATTTCTACCTTGGAGCTATTCACAGTTCCACTCTCCACAGAGGCAGCCCTGACACTGTGCCACCTGCTGAGCTCCTGGGTGTCTCTGGAGAGCCTCACACTATCCTATAATG GCCTGGGCTCTAACATCTTCCGCCTGCTGGACAGCCTGCGGGTCCTGTCAGGCCAAGCTGGATGCCGCCTCCGTGCCCTGCATCTCAGTGACCTGTTCTCACCACTGCCCATCTTGGAGCTGACACGTGCCATTGTGCGAGCCCTGCCCCTACTGCGGGTCCTGTCTATTCGTGTTGACCACCCCAGCCAAAGGGACAACCCTGCTGTGCCAGGGAATGCAGGGCCTCCTAGCCACATAATTGGTGATGAAGAGATACCAG AAAACTGCCTGGAACAGCTAGAGATGGGATTTCCAcgaggagcccagccagccccactGCTCTGCTCAGTACTGAAAGCCTCAGGTTCTCTGCAGCAGCTGTCCCTGGATAGTGCCACCTTTGCCTCTCCCCAAGATTTTGGGCTTGTGCTACAGACACTCAAAG aatacAACCTAGCCCTGAAGAGGCTGAGCTTCCACGACATGAATCTGGCCGACTGTCAGAGCGAGGTGCTCTTTTTGCTACAGAATCTGACTCTTCAAG AGATTACCTTCTCCTTCTGTCGTCTGTTTGAGAAGCGCCCGGCCCAATTTCTGCCTGAGATGGTTGCTGCTATGAAGGGCAACTCCACATTGAAGGGCCTCCGGCTGCCAGGGAACCGCCTGG GAAATGCTGGCCTGCTGGCACTGGCAGATGTTTTCTCAGAGGACTCGTCCTCCTCTCTGTGTCAGCTGGATATCAG TTCCAACTGCATCAAGCCAGATGGACTTCTGGAGTTCGCCAAGCGGCTGGAGCGCTGGGGCCGTGGAGCCTTTGGTCACCTGCGCCTCTTCCAGAACTGGCTGGACCAGGACGCAGTAACAGCCAGAGAAGCTATCCGGAGGCTCCGGGCCACCTGCCATGTGGTCAGCGACTCGTGGGACTCATCCCAGGCCTTTGCAGATTATGTCAGCACCATGTGA
- the LRRC41 gene encoding leucine-rich repeat-containing protein 41 isoform X4, with amino-acid sequence MGARRPGCGVCTLGRSLAAALPGPILQSILPLLNIYYLERIEETALKKGLSTQAIWRRLWDELMKTRPSSLESVTCWRAKFMEAFFSHVLRGTIDVSSDRRLCDQRFSPLLHSSRHVRQLTICNMLQGATELVAEPNRRVLETLASSLHTLKFRHLLFSDVAAQQSLRQLLHQLIHHGAVSQVSLYSWPVPESALFILILTMSAGFWQPGPGGPPCRLCGEASRGRAPSRDEGSLLLGSRRPRRDAAERCAAALMASRRKSEAKQPARAAPATRVTRRSTQESLRAGGIDPKKELHPPATSHEAPGTKWPPSAPATTSSASPSSSTSASKRAPASSAPQPKPLKRFKRATGKKGARTRQGSGAESEDLYDFVFIVAGEKEDGEEMEIGEVACGALDGSDPNCLGLPALEASQRFRSISTLELFTVPLSTEAALTLCHLLSSWVSLESLTLSYNGLGSNIFRLLDSLRVLSGQAGCRLRALHLSDLFSPLPILELTRAIVRALPLLRVLSIRVDHPSQRDNPAVPGNAGPPSHIIGDEEIPENCLEQLEMGFPRGAQPAPLLCSVLKASGSLQQLSLDSATFASPQDFGLVLQTLKEYNLALKRLSFHDMNLADCQSEVLFLLQNLTLQEITFSFCRLFEKRPAQFLPEMVAAMKGNSTLKGLRLPGNRLGNAGLLALADVFSEDSSSSLCQLDISSNCIKPDGLLEFAKRLERWGRGAFGHLRLFQNWLDQDAVTAREAIRRLRATCHVVSDSWDSSQAFADYVSTM; translated from the exons GCCTCTCCACTCAGGCCATCTGGCGCCGACTATGGGATGAGCTGATGAAGACAAGGCCTTCCAGTCTGGAA AGTGTGACGTGTTGGCGAGCCAAGTTTATGGAGGCCTTTTTTTCCCATGTTCTACGTGGAACCATTGATGTGTCTTCTGACAGGCGTCTTTGTGATCAGCGTTTCTCACCTCTTCTGCATAGCTCCCGCCATGTCCGGCAGCTCACCATCTGCAACATGCTGCAGGGTGCAACTGAGCTGGTGGCTGAGCCCAATCGCAGGGTTCTGGAGACCCTGGCCAGTTCCCTGCATACCCTCAAGTTTCGCCACCTGCTGTTCTCTGATGTGGCTGCTCAGCAGTCACTTCGGCAGCTGTTGCATCAGCTTATTCACCATGGGGCTGTCAGCCAGGTGTCACTCTACTCCTGGCCTGTGCCAGAGTCAGCCCTTTTCATCCTTATCCTCACCATGAGTGCTGGCTTCTGGCAGCCAGGTCCTGGTGGCCCACCCTGCCGCCTCTGTGGAGAGGCCTCCCGAGGCCGGGCCCCATCCCGAGATGAAGGGTCCCTCCTGCTCGGCTCACGTCGGCCTCGCAGGGATGCTGCTGAGCGATGTGCTGCAGCCCTGATGGCTTCCCGTCGTAAGAGTGAAGCCAAGCAGCCGGCCAGAGCCGCACCTGCCACTCGGGTAACTCGCCGCAGCACACAGGAGAGCCTGAGAGCAGGCGGGATAGACCCTAAGAAGGAGCTGCACCCTCCAGCCACCTCCCATGAGGCTCCTGGCACCAAGTGGccaccctctgctccagccaccacctcctctgcctctccctcttcttccacaTCTGCATCCAAAAGGGCTCCAGCTAGCTCAGCCCCACAGCCTAAGCCGCTAAAGCGTTTTAAGCGGGCCACAGGGAAGAAGGGTGCTCGCACTCGTCAGGGGTCTGGTGCAGAGTCTGAGGACCTGTatgactttgttttcattgtggcTGGTGAGAAGGAGGATGGGGAAGAGATGGAGATTGGGGAAGTGGCTTGTGGAGCTTTGGATGGGTCAGATCCCAACTGCCTGGGGCTTCCAGCCCTGGAGGCCTCCCAAAGATTCCGCAGCATTTCTACCTTGGAGCTATTCACAGTTCCACTCTCCACAGAGGCAGCCCTGACACTGTGCCACCTGCTGAGCTCCTGGGTGTCTCTGGAGAGCCTCACACTATCCTATAATG GCCTGGGCTCTAACATCTTCCGCCTGCTGGACAGCCTGCGGGTCCTGTCAGGCCAAGCTGGATGCCGCCTCCGTGCCCTGCATCTCAGTGACCTGTTCTCACCACTGCCCATCTTGGAGCTGACACGTGCCATTGTGCGAGCCCTGCCCCTACTGCGGGTCCTGTCTATTCGTGTTGACCACCCCAGCCAAAGGGACAACCCTGCTGTGCCAGGGAATGCAGGGCCTCCTAGCCACATAATTGGTGATGAAGAGATACCAG AAAACTGCCTGGAACAGCTAGAGATGGGATTTCCAcgaggagcccagccagccccactGCTCTGCTCAGTACTGAAAGCCTCAGGTTCTCTGCAGCAGCTGTCCCTGGATAGTGCCACCTTTGCCTCTCCCCAAGATTTTGGGCTTGTGCTACAGACACTCAAAG aatacAACCTAGCCCTGAAGAGGCTGAGCTTCCACGACATGAATCTGGCCGACTGTCAGAGCGAGGTGCTCTTTTTGCTACAGAATCTGACTCTTCAAG AGATTACCTTCTCCTTCTGTCGTCTGTTTGAGAAGCGCCCGGCCCAATTTCTGCCTGAGATGGTTGCTGCTATGAAGGGCAACTCCACATTGAAGGGCCTCCGGCTGCCAGGGAACCGCCTGG GAAATGCTGGCCTGCTGGCACTGGCAGATGTTTTCTCAGAGGACTCGTCCTCCTCTCTGTGTCAGCTGGATATCAG TTCCAACTGCATCAAGCCAGATGGACTTCTGGAGTTCGCCAAGCGGCTGGAGCGCTGGGGCCGTGGAGCCTTTGGTCACCTGCGCCTCTTCCAGAACTGGCTGGACCAGGACGCAGTAACAGCCAGAGAAGCTATCCGGAGGCTCCGGGCCACCTGCCATGTGGTCAGCGACTCGTGGGACTCATCCCAGGCCTTTGCAGATTATGTCAGCACCATGTGA
- the LRRC41 gene encoding leucine-rich repeat-containing protein 41 isoform X5, which yields MKESLPGPILQSILPLLNIYYLERIEETALKKGLSTQAIWRRLWDELMKTRPSSLESVTCWRAKFMEAFFSHVLRGTIDVSSDRRLCDQRFSPLLHSSRHVRQLTICNMLQGATELVAEPNRRVLETLASSLHTLKFRHLLFSDVAAQQSLRQLLHQLIHHGAVSQVSLYSWPVPESALFILILTMSAGFWQPGPGGPPCRLCGEASRGRAPSRDEGSLLLGSRRPRRDAAERCAAALMASRRKSEAKQPARAAPATRVTRRSTQESLRAGGIDPKKELHPPATSHEAPGTKWPPSAPATTSSASPSSSTSASKRAPASSAPQPKPLKRFKRATGKKGARTRQGSGAESEDLYDFVFIVAGEKEDGEEMEIGEVACGALDGSDPNCLGLPALEASQRFRSISTLELFTVPLSTEAALTLCHLLSSWVSLESLTLSYNGLGSNIFRLLDSLRVLSGQAGCRLRALHLSDLFSPLPILELTRAIVRALPLLRVLSIRVDHPSQRDNPAVPGNAGPPSHIIGDEEIPENCLEQLEMGFPRGAQPAPLLCSVLKASGSLQQLSLDSATFASPQDFGLVLQTLKEYNLALKRLSFHDMNLADCQSEVLFLLQNLTLQEITFSFCRLFEKRPAQFLPEMVAAMKGNSTLKGLRLPGNRLGNAGLLALADVFSEDSSSSLCQLDISSNCIKPDGLLEFAKRLERWGRGAFGHLRLFQNWLDQDAVTAREAIRRLRATCHVVSDSWDSSQAFADYVSTM from the exons GCCTCTCCACTCAGGCCATCTGGCGCCGACTATGGGATGAGCTGATGAAGACAAGGCCTTCCAGTCTGGAA AGTGTGACGTGTTGGCGAGCCAAGTTTATGGAGGCCTTTTTTTCCCATGTTCTACGTGGAACCATTGATGTGTCTTCTGACAGGCGTCTTTGTGATCAGCGTTTCTCACCTCTTCTGCATAGCTCCCGCCATGTCCGGCAGCTCACCATCTGCAACATGCTGCAGGGTGCAACTGAGCTGGTGGCTGAGCCCAATCGCAGGGTTCTGGAGACCCTGGCCAGTTCCCTGCATACCCTCAAGTTTCGCCACCTGCTGTTCTCTGATGTGGCTGCTCAGCAGTCACTTCGGCAGCTGTTGCATCAGCTTATTCACCATGGGGCTGTCAGCCAGGTGTCACTCTACTCCTGGCCTGTGCCAGAGTCAGCCCTTTTCATCCTTATCCTCACCATGAGTGCTGGCTTCTGGCAGCCAGGTCCTGGTGGCCCACCCTGCCGCCTCTGTGGAGAGGCCTCCCGAGGCCGGGCCCCATCCCGAGATGAAGGGTCCCTCCTGCTCGGCTCACGTCGGCCTCGCAGGGATGCTGCTGAGCGATGTGCTGCAGCCCTGATGGCTTCCCGTCGTAAGAGTGAAGCCAAGCAGCCGGCCAGAGCCGCACCTGCCACTCGGGTAACTCGCCGCAGCACACAGGAGAGCCTGAGAGCAGGCGGGATAGACCCTAAGAAGGAGCTGCACCCTCCAGCCACCTCCCATGAGGCTCCTGGCACCAAGTGGccaccctctgctccagccaccacctcctctgcctctccctcttcttccacaTCTGCATCCAAAAGGGCTCCAGCTAGCTCAGCCCCACAGCCTAAGCCGCTAAAGCGTTTTAAGCGGGCCACAGGGAAGAAGGGTGCTCGCACTCGTCAGGGGTCTGGTGCAGAGTCTGAGGACCTGTatgactttgttttcattgtggcTGGTGAGAAGGAGGATGGGGAAGAGATGGAGATTGGGGAAGTGGCTTGTGGAGCTTTGGATGGGTCAGATCCCAACTGCCTGGGGCTTCCAGCCCTGGAGGCCTCCCAAAGATTCCGCAGCATTTCTACCTTGGAGCTATTCACAGTTCCACTCTCCACAGAGGCAGCCCTGACACTGTGCCACCTGCTGAGCTCCTGGGTGTCTCTGGAGAGCCTCACACTATCCTATAATG GCCTGGGCTCTAACATCTTCCGCCTGCTGGACAGCCTGCGGGTCCTGTCAGGCCAAGCTGGATGCCGCCTCCGTGCCCTGCATCTCAGTGACCTGTTCTCACCACTGCCCATCTTGGAGCTGACACGTGCCATTGTGCGAGCCCTGCCCCTACTGCGGGTCCTGTCTATTCGTGTTGACCACCCCAGCCAAAGGGACAACCCTGCTGTGCCAGGGAATGCAGGGCCTCCTAGCCACATAATTGGTGATGAAGAGATACCAG AAAACTGCCTGGAACAGCTAGAGATGGGATTTCCAcgaggagcccagccagccccactGCTCTGCTCAGTACTGAAAGCCTCAGGTTCTCTGCAGCAGCTGTCCCTGGATAGTGCCACCTTTGCCTCTCCCCAAGATTTTGGGCTTGTGCTACAGACACTCAAAG aatacAACCTAGCCCTGAAGAGGCTGAGCTTCCACGACATGAATCTGGCCGACTGTCAGAGCGAGGTGCTCTTTTTGCTACAGAATCTGACTCTTCAAG AGATTACCTTCTCCTTCTGTCGTCTGTTTGAGAAGCGCCCGGCCCAATTTCTGCCTGAGATGGTTGCTGCTATGAAGGGCAACTCCACATTGAAGGGCCTCCGGCTGCCAGGGAACCGCCTGG GAAATGCTGGCCTGCTGGCACTGGCAGATGTTTTCTCAGAGGACTCGTCCTCCTCTCTGTGTCAGCTGGATATCAG TTCCAACTGCATCAAGCCAGATGGACTTCTGGAGTTCGCCAAGCGGCTGGAGCGCTGGGGCCGTGGAGCCTTTGGTCACCTGCGCCTCTTCCAGAACTGGCTGGACCAGGACGCAGTAACAGCCAGAGAAGCTATCCGGAGGCTCCGGGCCACCTGCCATGTGGTCAGCGACTCGTGGGACTCATCCCAGGCCTTTGCAGATTATGTCAGCACCATGTGA
- the LRRC41 gene encoding leucine-rich repeat-containing protein 41 isoform X2, producing the protein MAAPEAWRARSCWFCEVAAATTMEATSREAAPAKSSASGPSAPPALFELCGRAVSAHMGVLESGVWGLSTQAIWRRLWDELMKTRPSSLESVTCWRAKFMEAFFSHVLRGTIDVSSDRRLCDQRFSPLLHSSRHVRQLTICNMLQGATELVAEPNRRVLETLASSLHTLKFRHLLFSDVAAQQSLRQLLHQLIHHGAVSQVSLYSWPVPESALFILILTMSAGFWQPGPGGPPCRLCGEASRGRAPSRDEGSLLLGSRRPRRDAAERCAAALMASRRKSEAKQPARAAPATRVTRRSTQESLRAGGIDPKKELHPPATSHEAPGTKWPPSAPATTSSASPSSSTSASKRAPASSAPQPKPLKRFKRATGKKGARTRQGSGAESEDLYDFVFIVAGEKEDGEEMEIGEVACGALDGSDPNCLGLPALEASQRFRSISTLELFTVPLSTEAALTLCHLLSSWVSLESLTLSYNGLGSNIFRLLDSLRVLSGQAGCRLRALHLSDLFSPLPILELTRAIVRALPLLRVLSIRVDHPSQRDNPAVPGNAGPPSHIIGDEEIPENCLEQLEMGFPRGAQPAPLLCSVLKASGSLQQLSLDSATFASPQDFGLVLQTLKEYNLALKRLSFHDMNLADCQSEVLFLLQNLTLQEITFSFCRLFEKRPAQFLPEMVAAMKGNSTLKGLRLPGNRLGNAGLLALADVFSEDSSSSLCQLDISSNCIKPDGLLEFAKRLERWGRGAFGHLRLFQNWLDQDAVTAREAIRRLRATCHVVSDSWDSSQAFADYVSTM; encoded by the exons GCCTCTCCACTCAGGCCATCTGGCGCCGACTATGGGATGAGCTGATGAAGACAAGGCCTTCCAGTCTGGAA AGTGTGACGTGTTGGCGAGCCAAGTTTATGGAGGCCTTTTTTTCCCATGTTCTACGTGGAACCATTGATGTGTCTTCTGACAGGCGTCTTTGTGATCAGCGTTTCTCACCTCTTCTGCATAGCTCCCGCCATGTCCGGCAGCTCACCATCTGCAACATGCTGCAGGGTGCAACTGAGCTGGTGGCTGAGCCCAATCGCAGGGTTCTGGAGACCCTGGCCAGTTCCCTGCATACCCTCAAGTTTCGCCACCTGCTGTTCTCTGATGTGGCTGCTCAGCAGTCACTTCGGCAGCTGTTGCATCAGCTTATTCACCATGGGGCTGTCAGCCAGGTGTCACTCTACTCCTGGCCTGTGCCAGAGTCAGCCCTTTTCATCCTTATCCTCACCATGAGTGCTGGCTTCTGGCAGCCAGGTCCTGGTGGCCCACCCTGCCGCCTCTGTGGAGAGGCCTCCCGAGGCCGGGCCCCATCCCGAGATGAAGGGTCCCTCCTGCTCGGCTCACGTCGGCCTCGCAGGGATGCTGCTGAGCGATGTGCTGCAGCCCTGATGGCTTCCCGTCGTAAGAGTGAAGCCAAGCAGCCGGCCAGAGCCGCACCTGCCACTCGGGTAACTCGCCGCAGCACACAGGAGAGCCTGAGAGCAGGCGGGATAGACCCTAAGAAGGAGCTGCACCCTCCAGCCACCTCCCATGAGGCTCCTGGCACCAAGTGGccaccctctgctccagccaccacctcctctgcctctccctcttcttccacaTCTGCATCCAAAAGGGCTCCAGCTAGCTCAGCCCCACAGCCTAAGCCGCTAAAGCGTTTTAAGCGGGCCACAGGGAAGAAGGGTGCTCGCACTCGTCAGGGGTCTGGTGCAGAGTCTGAGGACCTGTatgactttgttttcattgtggcTGGTGAGAAGGAGGATGGGGAAGAGATGGAGATTGGGGAAGTGGCTTGTGGAGCTTTGGATGGGTCAGATCCCAACTGCCTGGGGCTTCCAGCCCTGGAGGCCTCCCAAAGATTCCGCAGCATTTCTACCTTGGAGCTATTCACAGTTCCACTCTCCACAGAGGCAGCCCTGACACTGTGCCACCTGCTGAGCTCCTGGGTGTCTCTGGAGAGCCTCACACTATCCTATAATG GCCTGGGCTCTAACATCTTCCGCCTGCTGGACAGCCTGCGGGTCCTGTCAGGCCAAGCTGGATGCCGCCTCCGTGCCCTGCATCTCAGTGACCTGTTCTCACCACTGCCCATCTTGGAGCTGACACGTGCCATTGTGCGAGCCCTGCCCCTACTGCGGGTCCTGTCTATTCGTGTTGACCACCCCAGCCAAAGGGACAACCCTGCTGTGCCAGGGAATGCAGGGCCTCCTAGCCACATAATTGGTGATGAAGAGATACCAG AAAACTGCCTGGAACAGCTAGAGATGGGATTTCCAcgaggagcccagccagccccactGCTCTGCTCAGTACTGAAAGCCTCAGGTTCTCTGCAGCAGCTGTCCCTGGATAGTGCCACCTTTGCCTCTCCCCAAGATTTTGGGCTTGTGCTACAGACACTCAAAG aatacAACCTAGCCCTGAAGAGGCTGAGCTTCCACGACATGAATCTGGCCGACTGTCAGAGCGAGGTGCTCTTTTTGCTACAGAATCTGACTCTTCAAG AGATTACCTTCTCCTTCTGTCGTCTGTTTGAGAAGCGCCCGGCCCAATTTCTGCCTGAGATGGTTGCTGCTATGAAGGGCAACTCCACATTGAAGGGCCTCCGGCTGCCAGGGAACCGCCTGG GAAATGCTGGCCTGCTGGCACTGGCAGATGTTTTCTCAGAGGACTCGTCCTCCTCTCTGTGTCAGCTGGATATCAG TTCCAACTGCATCAAGCCAGATGGACTTCTGGAGTTCGCCAAGCGGCTGGAGCGCTGGGGCCGTGGAGCCTTTGGTCACCTGCGCCTCTTCCAGAACTGGCTGGACCAGGACGCAGTAACAGCCAGAGAAGCTATCCGGAGGCTCCGGGCCACCTGCCATGTGGTCAGCGACTCGTGGGACTCATCCCAGGCCTTTGCAGATTATGTCAGCACCATGTGA